cattgaagccaccccatgccaccgggaaaccaatGGGTGGGGTTGCGCTGTCAAGAGAACCGGGGAATTTGGGCCATTATCGGATTGTAGGATTATGCTCTGTGCAAAATGGTTGTCATGTTTCCTGTAGTGACTACACcttaaaagtaattcattggctgcaaagccctTTACAGCATCCAGTCATCACGAAGGCCACTATCGAAATGCAAGAATTTCCTTTTCATTTTACTGTCACTGAAAAACATAAACAGCATACATTTTCAGTTTCAATGCAAGCCAGTTTAATTCACACGTGGCAGTGAACTTGGCGACTGCTCAGAGAATGTTCCGAGCATTTTGAAAAGCAAGTTTATCAGGGTATGTGATTGAGTCGATCAATACCAATTGAAACTCGGTATGGACAATTGGAAGCAGGCAAGGAATGCATACATAGCCCAGAGACATGAAACTTGGCAAAAGGGAAAGCTCTGGAAGATTTGCTTGACAGAGATCAGTCGGAAATAATGTAAAGCAAACAAAAGATATTGGTAAATCAAACCAGTTCATTTTTATTCCCTGTGATTACACGATGCCCTAATCAGGAGTACAACATTAATTCAGTCATTGTAACATAAGGGGCTGAATTTTGTCAGCCTCccagtgacaggaagcagaggtgGACATGCCTGCAAAATACCAGCAGGGTTTCTGGCGACGGGGTGAAGAGCAGATCTGCTGTTCACTTCAAAGAAGTGCATAATCACGGATGCAATTTTACAGGGCCATGGCACTTTGCTAATACCAGGGCATCTCCTCAGCTGTGTGGAAAGGCTGCCAGCTACATGGAAGCATCTACCCTGCGCCAGTCCAGGGAATCATCAGAGCCCCATGTAGAAAAGGGAGCCTACTTCCATCACCCCTCAGTGATgtttcccctccaccccactgacCTTGGCCCTCTAAGTTTTAATTTGAGTTAAATTGTCTCAGGTTGCTTGCGTTTTGATGTGTCCTCGGTCACCTACTTGCCTCAGCAGCACCCGCCACCTCACCTGGTGTTGCCAAGGCTCCAGAGTCTCAGTCTTTGTGACTGGGCTGGCAGCTTCACGAGCCCACCCACTGTCATAGTGGGCTAACAGGCAGCCAATTAGGAAGCCGACTGGAGTACAATTTTAGAGCATGTCGGGCTGCTGGCAAGCGTGGGCTCAGGACCCACTTTTTGATGCACCGTTGGGGTCCCAATACCTACAGTAAATTTCAGTCCAAGGCGACACCACCCCCTTGAATAAGTGCAAACCAATGACACTAATCAGTTTACCATTTTGCCATTCCGTCACTATGAAGCTGGTTTACTGTGCTTCCATATTACTCAACTAGTTTgcagttgtcataatatacacacaggtatatgatggtgcacagacaggcagtgattgacacacaggatgaccaatgaacagacagaacacagcagccaatcaccagacaggacacggtcactataaagtcagagggcactagtttcccgctctcttggggtccagcctctgagacagtcagagcccatgagaaacaactagaatttacaccatgtggtagtaagatagtctggtcaggttagcctcaggtccccagtaaactcagcatagtgtcaacccacagttaaagtatgtatgatagttaagagttcaataaaatcgagttgcatttcttcaagtgttggaatccTGTctgtctcactgctgcagtaaacgcagtccttgcagacccagcttacccgaCACATCAGCAATGAGGGTTAAACTACCTGAGAAACACTAAATGAGCAGAATTGTGGACAACTCTTCATTGATTAAGTTTTTGCTGGTCAGCCTTGTGCTAGAGCCATACAGTAGAGCACATCGAGTCTACATCGACAAAACTCCACGAAATCTACACTAAATTACACTTTCCAGAACTTGGCCCATGGCTTTGAATAACATGAcaattcaagtgctcatccatatTGTTAGGTTTCCCACCTCTCAGACTTCCAGCACCCTCTAGGTTAAAAAGTGCTTCcttaaatctcctctaaacctccttccCTTGACTTTAATGCAATGCCTGCTCGTTATTCACCCTTCAGCTAAGAGGAATAGCTGCTCCCTACCCTCCCTGgcaatacccctcataatcttatacacctcaatcaggtccccgtcAGCTTTCTCTGCTCAAACATATACCCAAGCTTATCCAGCCtgtcttcatagctcaaatgctccatcccaggaaacatcctggtgaatcttccctACACCCTCttcaatgcaatcacatccttcctatagtgaggtgaccagaaatgcAGACAGTgctccagcactgtattaaactaGTGTTTAATACAGGTCCATCATAACTTTCCTGCTCTTATAATCCACaccacgactgataaaggcaagtgtcccttctgccttcttaactaccctattgaTCCATCCTGCTGTCTCCAGGGATCTGTAGATAAGCACGTCAAGATCCCTCTGACCCTCTGTGCTTCCTAGTGTCCTTCCATTCATTGATAACTCCCTGGTCTTGttatccttccaaagtgcatcacttcgcacttttcaaggttaaattccatctaatTTGCCCCTCTGATCAACCCATCTATATATTCCTGCAACCTAAGACCTTCCTCACTATTAACGATAATGTTCATGTCATCCATGCACTTACTTATCATCCCCTCCGCACCTCCATATTCTCAtctatattgaaatgaaatgaaaatcacttattgtcacgagtaggcttcaatgaagttactgtgaaaagcccctagtcgccacattccggcgcctgtccggggaggctggtacgggaattgaaccatgctgctggcctgcttggtctgctttaaaagccaacgatttagccagtgagctaaaccagctcctattgTTTATATATATCGCAAACAATAAGGgatccagcactgattcctgtggcacatcACTGGATATCAACCTCCAATCACACAAACTGacttctaccaccaccctctgtctcctatcacTGAGCCAGTTTTTGATCCAACTTGCCGAGTTACCCTGGATCccacagtctcccatgtgggaccttgtcaaaggctttgctgaaattcatATAAGCTATATCAACTGTACTACGCTCATTTACACACCCAGTCACCcccttgaaaaattcaatcaagttaatTAGTCATGCCCTCCTTCTGACATGATggtgactatccctgatcaaaccttgcctctccaagcggAGATGAATTGTCTACTTCAGAAATTTCTTCATTAGTTTCCTGACTACTGATGTGAGGCTAGCTgttctgtaatttcctggtttatctcTATCACCCTTATTGAaaaatggtgtggagatgccggcgttggactggggtgagcacagtaagaagtcttacaacaccaagttaaagtccaacaggtagggcagcacggtggcgcagtggttagcattgctgcctcacggcgccgaggtcccaggttcgatcccggctctgggtcactgtccgtgtggagtttgcacattctccccgtgtttgcgtgggtttcgcccccacaatccaaaagatgtgcaggctaggtggattggccacgttaaattgccccttattagaaaaaaatgaattgggtactctaaatttatattaaaaaaaaatccaataggtttgtttcaaacacgagctttcggagcgcagctccttcctcaggtttcctcacctgaggcaggagcagtgctccgaaagctagtgtttgaaacaaacctgttggactttaacctggtgttgtaagacttcttacattgaaaaatggaaccacattagctgaaAGGGAAAACTGAAAGGGAAAATGTACCTAGCTTTAAAAAGTGGAAAACGCCCACTTTCAATTTAGAAAACAAAACCGAAATTTTAACTGTCACAAAATCTCCCATAGAATCACAtcctagaatcacagaatgggtGTAGCACAGTTGTGCTTATGATGTTCTTGATAGATCAATCAGCTGGTCACTTTCGCCCACCCTTTCCCGGTCGCCCTATAAATGATTTCTCTTCAGGTGCTTTATTCAATTCTCTTTTCAAAGCCCTGATTTTGTCTCCTTCCAGAACCttctcaggcagtgcactccagaaTCTAACAACTCACTGGAAAATAAAGCCACCATTGGTCCTTGTGCTATTCACCTGAAATCGGTATCCTTTGGTACTTGACCTTTCATATGATGGGAACATCCgagtatataataataatcataataatcgcttattgtcacaagtaggcttcaatgaagttactgtgaaaagccactaggcgcctgttcggggaggttggtacgggaattgaacccgcgctgctggccttgttttgcattacaagccagctgtttaacccactgtgctaaaccagccccttaatgaaTTAGAAGCAGCAGTAGCCCagtcagctcctcgagcctgccccaccattgaataagaccatggctgacctgactgttattctctatctATGTTGtccagcaacccccaccccccccccccaacccccccccaccgtgaTTGTAAACAACTTCATCAAGTGTTTGCTCAAACtgttcttctccaaggaaaacaatccaagttttcAATCTAACCGCAtaacttagcactgctgcctcacagcatcagggacatgggttcagttccggcctcgggtgactgtgcggagtctgcactttctccccgtgtctgcgtgggtttcctccgggagctcccatttcctcccacagtctaaagatgtgaagTTTAGGtagattcgccatgctaaattgcccttagtgtccaaatggttatgtggggttaccggataggacaggagagtgggccgaagtggggtgctctttcaggggccggtgcagactcaatgggctgaattgcctcgtgtactgtaggaattctatggttcaaaaTAAATCCCTCACCATCCTCTTAAATTTTTTCTTCACTCCCTCCAATGCTATTTCATCCTTCTGAAAATGCACTGCCCAGAACTTAACACAATACTTTATTTGAAGCCAAAATAGATTTTTGGGGCATCCTTGATTTTGCACTCTTCTGCCTCTATTTTTAAAGACCAGACTCAACCAGCCCTACACCTTCAACAATTTGTGTCACTTTCTCCAAGGCCTCTCTCCTTTACATTTGCTCAGTCCTTTACATTTGCacactttatttttatttgtcaTGCATCGGCCTGCCTTTCAAAACATAACTTTTTACACATAAGACTatgagaaataggaacaggagtagaccattcggcccctcgagcctgctctgctattcaacaggatcatggctgatccaacattcctcatgTGCACTTTTCcggcctttccccataacccttgattctctcaCTGATCAAGAATCAATCTACCtcggccttaaatatacacaagtacTCTGACCCCACTTCTCTGCCTTAAATTTCATTACCCACAGACCTGTCAATTATGCCAGCCTATCTGTGTCCTCTTCAACCCTACCACTATCCTATCGCAGTTCAGAATACGTggaagttttgtgtcatctgcaaatttttaaATTGCAAGGCTAGATTATTAAGAGATCAAGAAAAGCAATGGTCCACGAGGAACCCCACTTTCTCAAGTCTGAAAACAAAAATGTCACAGTGCTTTCTGTGTCCTGTCACGCAGTCAGCTTTGTATTCATGCCGCTACTGACCCTTTATTCCATGAGTTCCAACCTTACTGACAAGCCTgatatgtggcactttatcaaagacCTTTTACAAGCCCTTGTCCATCATATCGATCACATTACCCTCATAAACCTTCTGTCTTAATCCATCAAATAAATTAAACATGatattcctttaacaaatccttgctgcctttccttaattaatccataTTTGACCAAGTGACTGTTCATTTTGCCCTGGATTATCATTCCTAAAAGCTTTAATGTCAGCACAGTTAAATTGACTAGTCTGTAGTtacacatagaatcatagcatcagAGAATAACAAtggggcagaaagaggccatccagcccaccatgcccatgctggctccctgcaagagcaagtcagctggtcccacttccctgccttttctccatgaccctgcaattattttctcttttgaaagtcacGATTGAATTAGTCTTCAGTATTGTACAAGGtagtgcactgcatgtccagACCACTTGCTGCATAAATGTTCTTCCTGCAGTTGCCTGTTTTCTATTCAGCTGCATTCAATGCCTTTTAGTCCTGCAGCCTTCCGCTCATGGGGACAGTTTTCCAATCCACTCAGTCAAGAACCCCTCAAAGTCAATGCAGGAAGTCTTGTATTTGTCACTTTCAATTTTCTGTTTGCATTTATTTTGGGCTGAATCGATTTGATGATTCATGAAAGTGAAACTAAACTACTATACAGGAAAATCCCCCAAAATCATATTAAATAGGCATTAGTGCTTTTAATAGTATTTAATTAGTACTCTTCATTTTAAGAGAGAAAAGCACATTGATTTTGTTACAATGTTGACCTTAGATGTAATGATattttaaagataaatttagagtacccaattatattttccaattaacaggcaacttagcatggccaattcacctaccctgcacatctttaggttgtggggatgaggcccacgcagacacgggaagaatgtgaaaacaccacacggacagtgacccagggccaggattgaacccgggtcctcgatgccgtgagacagcagtgttaaccactgtaccaccgtgccaccttgacCTTAGATGTAATCATGATACTTCTCACAACAGTAAATGTCTTTGCACAAAGACAACATCTATTTAAAATGAAAAGTCTTGTCAAGTGGGACTTCCAACCACATTGGATGGTAATTTTCTCTTCACTTATCGCAACATAACGATTACTTCAGCAGCGATGACCATCggattttcttccttttcttgGAAGAGTAGAAAGTGTTTTCATTTAATTCTGCACTTACTTTCTCAAAATATATGGGACAAAAGTAATGAAAATTGATCATTTGTGTATAGAAAAATTACCTGggcaggaccacccccccccccccccccccctccccatgcactGCGCAAACTCCAACTTCcatcaaaccccgccccccccatgcaCTGCGCAATCTCCAACTTCCAtcaaacccccccttcccccctgagTACCCCCCAACTCTCATCAACCCTCTTGCACACACCCTCAACTCTCACCAACACCCCTCCACTCCTATGGCTGAGTTTCTTGTAGTTTGTGAAGGAGGTGGTTCAAAAATCATTTTACACGTGGCGGTTTCATATAATTCGTCAAGTGTAATTCATTGAATTGAAGGGAGCAGGGGCAGAAATTCTGAACAgattatttagtacatgaaaagaaaaagaaaatacttaaAAGGGCAACACATGGTCCATAATGTCAATACATAGACAAGGGCATCGGGTGCAGCATACAGGTGTTCATGTTAGGTTGATGGTTCTTTGTCAGAACTGCAGGGGGCAGAGCATATGTTCTGAATTTCAGTGAGGAGTCTGGATGCTGAGGGTGTTTAACTTGCACTCTCACTCCTCTGTCCTTATCCTGTTGCCCTGTTCCAAATTGAAGATGGTGGTAGAGTGGCTTTGACATtgtactagtaatccagagacccggggtaatGACAAATAGTCATTACGGcaaatagtgaaatttgaattcaataaaaatttggtatttaaagtctaatgatggcatgaaaccattgttgattggcaTGACACCCCaccgagtcccgaaagacgcacttgttcggtggattagccattctgaattctccctcagtgtaaccgaacaggcgccggaatgtggcgactcggggattttcacagtaacttcattgcagtgttaacgtgtgACATtaatacttgtgacattaataaagatcattattattattaataatgttctttagggaaggaaatctgccgttgtTACGCGGTCTGGCCTAtaggtgactccagatccataaaaatgtggttgattcttaaatggctgagcaagccactcagttggaggtcaattagggatgggcaataaatgctggtccagacagTGGtgtctacatcccatgaaagaatttttaagatTTCAGGCTCATCATTGAGTTAAAAAATTTAAAGATTGTAACTTCTCCTCCAATAATTTTCTTTTTGGCTGGCTGGCAGCTATTGATGATTATTCTGCCTTTTGCATTTCGACTTCCTCCAGATGTTTGAGATGGTGTcacaatggtaatgtcactgaactgcTAATCCAGAGGACCAGGCTAACCTGGGAACAAGGGTTCATATCCcactacagcagctggtggattttaaattcaattcattcaTAAAATTAGTCCAGCAACGGAGACCACTGCCACCGATTGTTGCACTACCTAGTTCACTGAtaccctttaaggaaggaaatctgacagacCTACCTGCAAAATGGTTGActccaaaatgaaaatcgcttattgtcacgagtaggcttcaatgaagttactgtgaaaagcccctagtcgccacattccagtgcctgtccagggaggctggcacgggaatcgaaccgtgctgctggcctgcttggtctgctttaaaagccagcgatttagcccagtgagctaaaccagcccctagctaaactagccccaatgCCAGCAAAATATGCCAGTAAACCAtttagttcaagggtaattaggggcgGGCAACAAATACAGGCCTTGCCAGTGTTAATCACATCGCACAAAAGGATAAAGAAAAAAAGATAATCTTTTGTCGCTTTACTTGTCCTTTGCTTTGCACGATTGTACTTTTTGCCATTTCATTACTCCTGCCTTGCACGTGATCACAGACCTTCACTTTGTTCCAacctcccttcccccatttccTACTCGAAACTTGTCATATCTCAATGTACTCTCGGTTCAGGCACAGAGGCATCCACCTGACATATTTGTTCTGATCCTGTCTCAACAGCTGTTGCCAGACCTCCTgggtattcccagcattttctcttttcacTGCAGGCTTCTGGCAATTGAAATGTTTTGTTCAGGCAGATTACTGTCATTGAATAGGATGTTTTATTGTTTCTGCTCAGTACACAGTCAATGAATTCCGCCACTGTGCATTCCACCTAAATCCTTCAGGCAATCAATCATAGTTAACAGAATGCGGAGGAAACCAATCAACGCCCTTATTGTTGACAGGGAATTTTTCCACAGCCTGGGGATATCCCACAGTTTAATAATCTATGATCCAATCAAACTGGACCTTTAACCATATCCATCCAAACTTAAATGGTTATTTGTTGCATGAAAATAAAAATAGGCTTCACTATCTGAAGGATTAAACTGCATAGAGTTACCAAGTGCATAGCAGGAAATCCTCACTGTTAACAAAAGTGTCAAGCAGCCAATGTTTATCAAAGATGATTACGTAGAGCCTTGTGTGACAAGAGATCATAAGTGATAGTGAAAACAAATTCCAAATATAGTTCAAGATCACCAAgactttttaaaatatcaaattgggatatgggcattgctcgCTTTTAGTTCCAATGGGAAAAGACCAGTGTGTAAAATCTTAGAACACAAAGTGGCTGGTAACTGTGTAGAACCCCTCAGACTGAAAGCTTGATCTCAACTGTATATAGTGAATGCAATTGTGTTGAAGCACCTCCAATTTGCAAGATGATCTCTGTAGAAACTGTGGACATCATTGCACCTGTCTGTAaagataattttaaaatgtttgtaatgttctccTTATTATATTGAAGCAactcagagtgcaacatgatctATGGAGAAACTGCAAACATCATTACCGTTTCTTGTTTGGActatttgaaatgttttgtaatgtttcttttacatattttgaataaagtatatttttgctcAAAAAAATGCTGATCCCTAGTTACATAGGATTACATAGAACTTTGAGCATTAGATAAGTTGATTAATTCGCCCTGTTCCTGAGTAGGTGATGTTGCTGACCTTCTTTGTAACCTGCATGTCGTGAAGGTGTTCCCATTGTGCTCTCAGGTATGGAGcttcagaattttgacccagtgatgatgTCGGAACAATGAGAtaaagagtggacaggataaaatagtTTCCCTTGGTGGAAAATTCTAGATatgaggcagaaggtgtagaggtaCATGATGAGGAacattttttatgcagagggtagtgggagtctggagttggctgcccgagttggtggtggaggcagagacccaaaACTCTTTTAAaacgtacctggatctgcacctgtagtgctctaagctacagggctatggaccgggtgcaggaagtgggattagaaagggcacttgGGTATCCTCGGACTGGATAAGATGAGCCGAGTGACCTGCTTCCgtgttgtaacttttctatgatttctatgaactGTAGGTGCTCCTGGGGGTCAATGAAAAAAGGCATCCATTTGGCGGTAAATCAAATGTTCATTCATTTTACTGCCTCGCCCCCTTCTGGGGTGCTTAATTTTAAATAGCAACATTCTGGGCTGCCACCAGGTGTTCTGGTACAAATAATTGACTTTCCTTTCAAGGCGAGAGTTTTCAGTTATAAAGATCTTTTCAGGACATTCCATTACACTTCACAAGCAATTAGTACTTTTGAACTGTTGTCCCCTCCCATAATGCAGGCAAAATTGCCAGCTAATTCATGCACAGCAGGACACAGCAATGGGCAGTGAGGTAAATGCCGACCATTTTAGATGTGCTTTTAGATGCCTTTACAtagaaggctacggaccaagtgctggaaaatagggttcgaatagataggtgcttgatggccagcacagacaggatgggccaaagggcctcttttttgTGCTACTGAGCGCTAAATGTTGGCCAGGGGAATTTGAGATTTCAAGGCGGCGCAATGTTTACAAATCCCTTAAACGTTTCTTTAAAAGTactacagcacctctgacagtgcagtccgTAATGATAACATTGAAAAGCTATGACGGCAAATGCAGCTTTCCTTCAAGTAGAAACACATGGAGATTGGTGCTCAAgcgattacatttttttaaaaagtcacgtTCTTGGACATTCCTGCCTTAAGTCTCAAGTTTAATCTTGCTGTCGTGTGGAAAACCCCTAAGTTCAAACTTTGTGCATTGAGTTTAGACTCCACCAGCTGGCTGGGTTCCACACACTGTACAGGAATGTGTTAGAGACACAGCATTACATCATTCCTCACTGCCCCCTCTCATGATGATAACAGCGCCAACTATGCTTCAGATGTCGATTTAgtattgcctccgggtgctccggtttcctcccacaagtcccgaaagacgtgctgttaagtaatttggacattctgaattctccctctgtgtacccgaacagacgctggaatgtggcgactaggggcttttcacagtaacttcattgcaatgttaatgtaaacctacttgtgacaataaagattactattattagtaATAGTAATAGCGCCTCTGTTGTGATTGGGTGATGAAGGGGGGTCTTCACTCTGTCTGGCTTGGTGCCCAGAGTGGCGATTCATGCTCTGATGTACCAGATGAAACACACACACGAGCCGTTTAGTTCTGAAACAGGAAATGTTTGGAAGCTGAAACATTCCCGACTTGGTCAATCCAGGTGGCAAAGGGAAAACGTAACGAAAGGGAAACCGAATACAGGGCAGAGATGTTGCTTGAAAGAAAAGCGGTGACGTTTGGAGCGTGGAAATAATCCGGGCTGGATAGCCACAGACTAGCGTTTGCAAGGGGaaataaaaaagtatttttttaacgtTTGTGTCGCATTTTGAGGATCTGATACATTTGCGTCCAGCAGTTTTCCTACACGCGTGTTCCCTCTGCGGAAATGTGACCTAACCGAGCATGGGGGGGTTAACTGTGCACGCCTCCTGATGGGCGGGCTTGGTGTGAGTACAAAAGGAGGCTGCTTTCACCATGCTGTAGAAAACACACACATTGGTCAGGATGAACTGTAGTGTTGGAGTGAGCGCTGTGCACAGCGCCCCGCTGGAGACTCCGCTCTTGCAGCCGCTCTGGGAGCTGGTGCGGAGCCGGCAGGACTGCCTGAGGTCCCCTTTCTTCCCAGTCATTTTCTCCTTGGGGGTCTACCTGTCTTTTTGCCTGCCTTACATCGCCCTGGACTTGCTGGCAGCCCGGCTCGCCTTCCTGAGGAGGTACAAGATCCAAGATCAGAACCACCCCAGCCTGGGGATGATGGCTTGCTGCGTGGGGCGGACCCTCTTCAACCACCTGGTCTACATCTTCCCCTTGTCGGTGGCTCACTGGTACTGGCGACCCGTCCTCCTGCCGGACTCTGCCCCCGGGCTGGGCCGGGCGCTGCTGGACATCACCGCCTGCCTGCTGCTCTTCGACTTCCAGTACTTCGTGTGGCACCTGCTCCACCACAAGGTGCCCTGGCTCTACCGCACCTTCCACAAGGTCCACCACAAGTACACGGCCACCTTCGCCCTGACCACCGAGCACTCGGGAGCCTGGGAAACCCTCTCGCTGGGCTTCTTCGCCGCCGTCAACCCGGCCATCCTGGGCTGCCACCCCCTCACCAAGCTCCTCTTCTTCGTCTGCAACATCTGGCTGTCGGTGGAGGACCACTCGGGCTACGACTTACCCTGGTCCACACACAGGCTGGTACCCTTCGGCCTCTACGGGGGGGCACCTCACCACGACCTGCATCACATGAAGTTTAAAACCAACTATGCTCCTTACTTTACCCACTGGGACAAGCTCCTGGGCACCTACAGTACACTGCACAGCAAGTCCCGGTGATCTGTTTGCATCCACGTCGGTGAGGAATGGACAATAAGACTATCATTTATTTATTACTGACTTTTGAAGTGTTTTGAGAAGGACCTTGCTGGTCAGTGACCTCTGCAAGACACTCCATTTGATGACCTCTAATGTACAGTTTGTTTTATGCACAGCACTTTACTTATAAGATTATCTTTATTTTTGTGATGAAAACTGCTACTTTGTTACTATTATTACGTTTCTTTATCCTAATAATATATGACAGCTGAATTTTATacatttaatatatttaaataaatatatttgaaTAAAATCtcaaatggtttggctataattgCATTGGTGTGGTGTTTGAAGGTAAAAGCACCTTAAAGATCAAGTGGTTCCACGCAGCAACAGCACATTCTACTTTCCATTGATGGGGCATGCTTCGATTCTGGGCCAACTTCTATCACTGAGGGGGAGGAGTGATATAGGGGTTTCccacatggcagatggtaaaatctgtattcctctgaaatggcctagaaagccactcagttcaaaggcaataaacgctgccctagccagcgacaccttgaaagaatgaaaacatttttttacgAGTCCATGATTAAAATGTGCAGTCGCTTAAATCAGCGAATAAGAGTCAGCCATTCACTTGAACATCAATTTTATGTTGCGGGTTATAGCATCTTCTGTGTTCTATTTCACAGAAGCAGCTGCCCCAGAGAGCGCCTGCGTTCACATTCCTGCGAAGATTATGATAGAATTCATATGAGAGACCCAGCAAATTAAACCTGGGTTAATAGAAGGTACAGGGTCCATCATG
The sequence above is drawn from the Scyliorhinus canicula chromosome 16, sScyCan1.1, whole genome shotgun sequence genome and encodes:
- the ch25h gene encoding cholesterol 25-hydroxylase-like protein, whose amino-acid sequence is MNCSVGVSAVHSAPLETPLLQPLWELVRSRQDCLRSPFFPVIFSLGVYLSFCLPYIALDLLAARLAFLRRYKIQDQNHPSLGMMACCVGRTLFNHLVYIFPLSVAHWYWRPVLLPDSAPGLGRALLDITACLLLFDFQYFVWHLLHHKVPWLYRTFHKVHHKYTATFALTTEHSGAWETLSLGFFAAVNPAILGCHPLTKLLFFVCNIWLSVEDHSGYDLPWSTHRLVPFGLYGGAPHHDLHHMKFKTNYAPYFTHWDKLLGTYSTLHSKSR